The Drechmeria coniospora strain ARSEF 6962 chromosome 02, whole genome shotgun sequence genome has a segment encoding these proteins:
- a CDS encoding ABC transporter, giving the protein MDDENHDGSIQLNPVARRSVGPHDGLPTTRAAQHEKEPEQEQEPEQEDNIKDDTTTTTCLSRKRRFVLEKHELWRCRDSGRPPPASRLPCVGAHHVPTGFELASSFAFRLPLPFLHGRPRRRRWPGQISRPSAIPNRHFFALPPSTDLHERMADLGPPCSTAVEDVFGPTVASSCLGGFDFTLLFEESILTLPALGIALAWSLLRFRDLFREPAKVRASWLLPLKLALYVIYVILQVVLLALWIARGVTSTRLTVACVALTIAGFVVLAGLSSLEHARSVRPSTLLTLYLGISLLLDMARTRTLFHIAGGETVSGIFLTAFIIKLFLFAAEVTEKRSMLREKWQNASPEDTGGIANRSLFLWLNYIFVKGYRTLLTVDVLTPLDAEILEASDATVLSERWEKTEKTSDHTLILTYLKHYKWPILAGVLPRLAYTGFSFSQPFLIERVLDFTAEEPNENKTKIACSLVGAYAISYIGLSVSPPISPDSSSHLSQHKTYRLLTLYRGSLITMIFEKTLRIDSEAEENAEAITLMSADIDRIGSCMSMIHELYCGFLEAGIALWLLYRYLGVAVVAPIIWIISAIPLPRSRRPFRPPAYPVPVCLFLGMPIAKAAGNAQTPWLEAIEVRLSATAKALGSMKAIKMTGLADIVSTKIADLRLSEIRASLRHRVLDIGVFVTYFSSSALAPVFGFATYSILARANDSEPLTEGTAFAALSVFELLNQPMMFAIDGYEHLQTVINSFRRIQEYLLSKERDDYRIIGSSSSTSSSIMLEKDLDEKSPAVTAVASSVDASEFVVSVKDGSTGYEEEGTPILKDLNLQIPHDQMTVIFGPVGSGKSTLLKYILGEMPHVSGSISTSFTKAAYTPQRPWSTWGTVQSNIVGMSPWDKKWYDTVIAACALLADLDELPDGDQTHTGTQGSRLSGGQQMRVSLARALYSRNSVMVFDDVLSGLDRATERHILDAVFSPGGLIQQINATVIMATNSANHLNFADHLVFLNADGEVVKQGPRAVVAMDDEDIEKLASQPQTRTVREEPELSEEVQEALQEIELLENPVEEPGIVRNAGDMRIYAYYAKNAGWGLISLYLAACATFVFGVTFPSIWLQWWTNSNAQHPNERLGYWLGVFAALAGLTILGCALADCASTSFLTSTNAGTTVNRFSQDLELIDNDLPQAIDQTIFQFMSAIVALVFVFMGSGYVSAAIPLCILCLVVVQFYYLRTSRQLRLLDIEAKAPLFSQFLETVNGVACIRAYGWSHSYLERNTRALNISQKPYYLMWCIQRWLTLVLDLFNAGVAILLVGIATNIQSGNTAFLGVALYNLVTFSSGLQTLVTEWTQVETALGAISRIRSFVMNVKDENLPHEDGEVDESWPEKGAIAISGISASYDSSEEPVLKEISFDIKAGEKVAICGRTGRRSSLVSTLLRMLDVDSGKICIDGVDISTIPRQVVRARLNTLPQEPFFLHGSVRENLDFAETASDERIEEVLRTVGLWEIIESRGGLDEDLDDTLSQGQRQLFCLARAMIKPGNILIMDEATSSVDSETDELMQRVVRDEFKGRTLLAIAHKLQTVLDFDRIVLLDKGRIVEMGNPQELLKQEGSAFRTLYESLDHEGDREDESE; this is encoded by the exons ATGGACGATGAAAATCATGATGGATCCATCCAGCTGAACCCGGTAGCCCGCCGGTCGGTTGGCCCGCACGACGGCCTACCGACCACACGTGCTGCCCAGCACGAGAAGGAGcccgagcaggagcaggagcccGAGCAGGAGGATAATATCAAGGACGATACGACAACTACCACCTGCCTCTCCCGCAAGCGACGCTTCGTCCTGGAAAAACACGAACTGTGGCGCTGCCGAGACTCTGGCCGCCCGCCCCCTGCGTCCCGGCTCCCCTGTGTCGGTGCCCACCACGTTCCTACCGGCTTCGAGCTTGCCTCGAGCTTTGCTTTTCGCTTGCCTTTACCCTTCCTGCacggccggcctcgaagacGCCGGTGGCCTGGCCAGATATCACGTCCGTCTGCCATTCCCAACCGGCATTTTTTTGCCTTGCC TCCCTCGACCGACTTGCACGAAAGAATGGCCGACCTTGGtccgccgtgctcgacggccgtcgaggacgtcttTGGCCCTACCGTCGCGAGCTCCTGTCTCGGCGGATTCGACTTTACCCTCCTCTTCGAGGAGAGCATCTTGACCCTCCCGGCCTTGGGCATTGCGC TCGCCTGGTCCTTGCTCCGCTTCCGAGATCTCTTTCGCGAACCGGCCAAGGTTCGCGCGTCATGGCTCCTCCCCCTGAAGCTC gcccTCTACGTCATCTACGTCATTCTTCAAGTCGTCTTGCTCGCGTTATGGATCGCTCGTGGCGTCACCAGCACCCGTCTCACCGTCGCCTGCGTCGCCTTGACcatcgccggcttcgtcgtcctcgccggtcTCTCCAGCCTGGAACATGCTCgctccgtccgtccatcGACTCTTCTCACCCTCTACCTGGGCATctcgctgctcctcgacatggcccgcacccgcaccctcTTCCACATCGCCGGCGGTGAAACCGTGTCCGGCATATTCCTCACCGCCTTCATCATCAAGctcttcctcttcgccgccgaggtcacCGAGAAGCGGAGTATGCTTCGCGAAAAGTGGCAAAACGCGTCGCCCGAAGACACGGGCGGCATCGCCAACAGGTCCCTCTTCCTCTGGTTGAACTACATCTTCGTCAAGGGCTATCGCACCCTCCTCACCGTCGATGTCCTCACCCCTCTCGATGCCGAAATCCTCGAGGCCTCGGATGCCACCGTCCTCAGCGAACGCTGGGAGAAGA CCGAAAAGACGAGCGACCATACCTTGATCCTGACCTACCTGAAGCATTACAAGTGGCCCATCTTGGCCGGCGTCTTGCCGCGACTCGCCTACACCGGCTTCAGCTTCTCGCAGCCCTTCCTCATCGAACGCGTCCTCGACTTCACCGCCGAGGAGCCAAACGAGAACAAGACGAAAATCGCCTGCTCTTTGGTCGGAGCCTATGCCATTTCTTACATCGGTCTTTCCGTGAGCCCTCCCATCTCCCCCGATTCCTCCTCCCACCTCTC CCAGCACAAGACCTACAGGCTGCTCACCCTCTACCGTGGAAGCTTGATCACCATGATATTCGAAAAGACGCTCCGTATCGactccgaggccgaggaaaATGCCGAAGCCATCACCCTCATGAGCGCCGACATCGATCGTATCGGCTCCTGCATGTCCATGATACACGAGCTGTACTGCGGCTTCTTGgaggccggcatcgccctGTGGCTTCTCTATCGCTATCTgggcgttgccgtcgtcgcaccCATCATCTGGATCATCAGTGCGATCCCCCttcctcgctctcgtcggcccTTCCGTCCGCCTGCTTACCCCGTCCCAGTCTGCCTCTTCCTCGGTATGCCCATCGCCAAGGCTGCCGGAAACGCCCAGACGCCTTGGTTGGAGGCGATCGAGGTGCGACTCTCGGCCACGGCTAAGGCGCTCGGTTCCATGAAAGCCATCAAGATGACGGGCCTCGCCGATATCGTCTCCACCAAGATCGCCGATCTTCGACTGTCCGAGATTCGTGCCTCCCTCCGCCATCGTGTCCTCGACATTGGTGTCTTCGTCACGT ActtttcctcgtcggctctGGCGCCCGTCTTTGGATTCGCCACCTACAGCATTCTCGCCCGGGCCAACGACTCGGAGCCTCTGACCGAGGGAACCGCCTTCGCTGCCCTGAGCGTCTTTGAGCTGCTCAACCAGCCCATGATGTTTGCCATCGACGGCTACGAGCACCTGCAGACCGTCATCAACTCGTTCCGGAGAATCCAAGAGTACCTCCTGTCCAAGGAGCGAGACGACTACCGAATCATCGGCTCGAGCTCttccacctcgtcgagcatcaTGCTCGAGAAGGACTTGGACGAGAAGAGTCCTgccgtcacggccgtcgcctcctccgtcgacgcctcCGAGTTTGTCGTCTCCGTCAAGGACGGCTCGACAGGGTACGAAGAAGAAGGCACGCCCATCCTCAAGGACCTCAATCTGCAGATCCCCCACGACCAGATGACCGTCATCTTCGGCCccgtcggctccggcaaATCGACTCTCCTCAAGTACATCCTCGGCGAGATGCCCCACGTCTCCGGTTCCATCAGCACCTCCTTCACCAAGGCAGCCTACACGCCTCAGCGACCTTGGTCCACCTGGGGTACCGTTCAGAGCAACATCGTCGGCATGTCTCCGTGGGACAAGAAGTGGTACGacaccgtcatcgccgcctgcgccctcctcgccgatctcgacgagctgcccgacggcgaccaGACCCATACCGGCACCCAGGGCTCTCGACTCAGCGGTGGCCAGCAGATGCGTGTG TCGTTGGCCCGCGCCTTGTACTCTAGAAACTCCGTCATGGTGTTCGACGACGTCCTGAGCGGCCTGGACAGGGCCACCGAGAGGCACATTCTCGATGCCGTTTTCAGCCCCGGCGGCTTGATTCAGCAGATCAACGCCAccgtcatcatggccacCAACTCTG CGAACCACCTGAACTTTGCCGACcacctcgtcttcctcaacgccgacggcgaggtcgtcaaGCAGGGGCCccgcgccgtcgttgccATGGATGACGAAGATATCGAGAAGCTGGCCAGCCAGCCTCAGACCCGGACGGTGAGGGAGGAGCCGGAACTGTCCGAGGAGGTGCAGGAAGCCTTGCAGGAAATCGAGCTTCTCGAAAACCCCGTGGAGGAACCTGGCATCGTCCGAAATGCCGGCGACATGAGGATTTACGCTTACTACGCCAAGAACGCAGGTTGGGGATTGATCTCGTTGTATCTCGCCGCCTGCGCGACCTTTGTCTTCGGCGTCACCTTTCCCT CTATCTGGCTGCAATGGTGGACAAACTCGAATGCGCAGCATCCGAATGAGCGCCTCGGCTACTGGCTCGGCgtcttcgccgccctcgccggcctgacCATCCTCGGTTGTGCGCTCGCCGATTG TGCCTCGACTTCGTTCCTGACGTCGACCAACGCCGGCACGACCGTCAACAGGTTCAGTCAGGATCTGGAGCTCATCGACAACGACTTGCCGCAGGCCATCGACCAGACCATCTTCCAGTTCATgtccgccatcgtcgccctcgtcttcgtcttcatGGGCTCCGGCTACGTCTCGGCGGCCATCCCGCTGTGCATTCTCTGTCTCGTCGTGGTCCAATTCTACTACCTGCGGACGTCCCGGCAGCTGCGACTCCTCGAcatcgaggccaaggcgccGCTCTTTTCGCAGTTCCTCGAGACGGTGAACGGCGTCGCCTGCATTCGGGCCTACGGCTGGTCCCACAGCTACCTCGAGAGGAACACGCGGGCGCTCAACATTTCGCAGAAGCCGTACTACCTGATGTGGTGCATCCAACGTTGGCTCACGCTCGTGCTGGATCTCTtcaacgccggcgtcgccatcctgctcgtcggcatcgccaccAACATCCAGTCGGGGAACACGgccttcctcggcgtcgccctgTACAACCTTGTCACCTTCTCGTCGGGCCTGCAGACCCTCGTCACCGAGTGGACCCAGGTCGAGACGgccctcggcgccatcaGCCGCATCCGGAGCTTCGTGATGAACGTCAAGGACGAGAACCTGCCtcacgaggacggcgaggtcgatgagAGCTGGCCGGAGAAGGGCGCCATCGCGATATCGGGCATCTCGGCGTCGTACGACTCCTCGGAGGAGCCTGTGCTCAAGGAGATTAGCTTCGACATCAAGGCGGGCGAGAAGGTGGCCATCTGCGGCCGAACAGGAAGGCGA TCATCTCTCGTATCGACGCTTCTGCGCATGCTGGACGTCGACTCGGGCAAGATatgcatcgacggcgtcgacatcaGCACGATCCCGCGCCAGGTCGTTCGCGCACGGCTGAACACGCTGCCGCAGGAACCGTTCTTCCTGCACGGCAGCGTGCGCGAAAACCTCGACTTTGCCGAGACGGCCAGCGACGAGCGCATCGAGGAGGTGCTGCGCACCGTCGGCCTCTGGGAGATTATCGAGTCCCgcggcgggctcgacgaggacctcgacgacacccTGTCGCAAGGGCAGCGGCAGCTGTTCTGCCTCGCGCGCGCCATGATCAAGCCCGGAAACATCCTCATcatggacgaggcgacgagcagcgtcgacagcgagacggacgagctCATGCAGCGCGTGGTCCGCGACGAGTTCAAGGGGCGCACCCTCCTGGCCATTGCCCACAAGCTTCAGACGGTGCTCGACTTTGACCGCATCGTCCTGCTCGACAAGGGACGCATCGTCGAGATGGGAAATCCGCAGGAGCTTCTCAAGCAGGAGGGTTCGGCCTTCCGTACGCTGTACGAGAGTCTGGATCACGAGGGTGATCGggaggacgagagcgagTAG